The following are from one region of the Brienomyrus brachyistius isolate T26 chromosome 13, BBRACH_0.4, whole genome shotgun sequence genome:
- the LOC125706898 gene encoding uncharacterized protein LOC125706898, producing the protein MYLPTVTTITLLLTLQAFGGAYLQLPGDDGQLSPPPGPITDLWPLQVNNTGVNNTRMSRMEKFMEESANMLRGVSTSMINNTTGIEPPLFSNNTGNETLLMSSSAGINESSTPNITVLVPVLPNTTVTNTSHSNNTTVANTPLSNNTTVTETPLNNNTTVANTSHSNNTMVTVTPLSNNTTVTDPTLSNNTNVTAMPPVSNTTMIATPPVSNTTVIATPPNSNTTVPATPPNSNTTVPATPPNSNTTVLATPPNSNSTVASTTHIINLNTTLPATTLSTSCSPTLNTTIQVVSSTVNTSLGNDTEKGFFATQAQRNVVFGVIIGVVLAVAIVAMIVYGVLNSRRARAFSHRKLIEDMHTEPVLRLDNSEPVPLDHLVYYSPSHDADSIQMSTFPRGQLH; encoded by the exons ATGTACCTGCCCACCGTGACAACCATCACCCTGCTGTTAACCCTCCAAGCCTTCGGGGGAGCTTACCTTCAGCTCCCAGGAGACGACGGACAACTCAGCCCTCCACCAGGACCCATTACTGACTTATGGCCACTCCAGGTCAACAATACCGGTGTAAATAACACCAGAATGTCACGCATGGAAAAGTTCATGGAGGAAAGTGCTAATATGTTGCGTGGAGTCAGCACATCCATGATCAACAATACTACTGGGATTGAACCACCTCTATTCTCAAACAATACTGGGAATGAGACGCTTCTAATGTCCAGTTCTGCAGGAATTAATGAGTCCTCAACCCCCAATATTACTGTACTTGTACCTGTCCTCCCCAATACCACAGTGACCAACACTTCCCATAGTAACAATACCACGGTGGCAAATACACCCCTTAGCAACAATACCACGGTTACTGAAACTCCCCTTAACAACAATACCACAGTTGCTAACACATCCCATAGTAACAATACCATGGTAACTGTCACACCCCTTAGCAACAATACCACAGTGACTGATCCAACCCTTAGCAACAACACCAATGTGACTGCCATGCCCCCTGTCAGCAATACTACAATGATTGCCACGCCCCCTGTCAGCAATACTACAGTgattgccacgccccctaacaGCAATACTACAGTgcctgccacgccccctaacaGCAATACTACAGTgcctgccacgccccctaacaGCAATACTACAGTgcttgccacgccccctaacaGCAATTCTACTGTGGCTTCTACGACTCATATCATCAACCTCAACACCACTCTCCCTGCCACGACCCTGAGCACTAGCTGCTCCCCTACACTAAACACCACTATCCAAGTCGTCAGTTCCACAGTCAACACATCGCTTGGGAATGACACAGAGAAAG GGTTTTTTGCGACGCAGGCCCAGCGCAACGTGGTGTTCGGGGTCATCATTGGTGTGGTGCTAGCGGTGGCCATTGTGGCAATGATCGTCTACGGCGTCTTGAACAGCAGGAGGGCTAGAGCCTTCTCACATCGCAAACTGATTGAGGATATGCACACGGAACCAG TTCTCCGATTGGACAACAGCGAGCCTGTACCACTGGACCACCTGGTCTACTACAGTCCCTCCCACGATGCCGACAGCATTCAGATGTCTACCTTTCCTCGGGGGCAGCTTCACTGA